Proteins encoded together in one Deltaproteobacteria bacterium window:
- a CDS encoding DNA methyltransferase, whose amino-acid sequence MARKKTASTQAGDGKRPIETYEHKDKQRVNNPPVGLVTPETDPESGEKKKSYAYDPHLDPQLQWAGKAEHTSFDVPTVSLHVHERIDPRTIIEAVRRAPDPAAITQLSLFQTVEENPPLREAIEFYKHAHGWSNRFIAGDSLLVMNSLLEKEGMAGTVQMSFIDPPYGIKYGSNFQPFVNKREVKDGKDEDLTAEPEQIRAFRDTWELGIHSYLTYLRDRLLLERELLTESGSVFVQISDENIHHVRELMDEVFGAGNFVSLIPFVKTSGQTDKYLATISDYLLWYCYDANHLKYHQLYSERTESTMQSAYTWIELADKTSRKLTRGELIGIEPIPEGRRFMSSSLFSQGFRTNTSVPYKFQGKTFDTGHDKNWKTTIEGLDRLANLNRLLIVGSTLCYKRYADDFPVVALNNFWSDTVVSTFVAAKLYIVQTATKVIQRCILMTTDPGDLVMDITCGSGTTSFVSEQWGRRWITCDTSRVALTLAKQRLMTAVFDYYELAHPQEGVGSGFVYKTVPHVTLKSVANNEPPATETLYDQPLVDRKRNRVSGPFTVEAVPAPTVKSVEEIIGDAPPSADASIARSGETLRQSEWRDELLRAGIRGKAGQHFRFARIEPLPGCRWLHADGETRPSAEGADRVREDGTAYSPQRIVVSFGPEHAPLEQRQVEHAWEEARTLVPRPKLLVFAAFQFDPEAAKDIDEMKPELAGMQFLKVQMNADLLTDDLKKKRASNESFWLIGQPDVRLEKITAGEDMGKWRVSVQGFDYYNTKTGGIESGGSDRIAVWLLDTDYDGRSLFPRQVFFPMAGDSEGWAKLARNLKAEIDEELIEAYRGTVSLPFEPGKHQRIAVKIVDDRGIESLKVMEVA is encoded by the coding sequence ATGGCACGTAAGAAGACGGCAAGCACGCAGGCAGGCGACGGGAAACGCCCGATCGAAACTTACGAGCACAAGGATAAGCAGCGGGTCAACAATCCGCCCGTGGGGCTGGTGACGCCTGAGACCGACCCGGAATCGGGTGAGAAGAAAAAGTCCTACGCCTACGACCCGCACCTGGACCCGCAGTTGCAGTGGGCGGGGAAGGCTGAGCATACCTCATTTGACGTGCCCACGGTTTCGCTGCACGTCCATGAGCGGATTGACCCGCGCACCATCATCGAGGCGGTGCGCCGCGCCCCTGACCCCGCCGCGATCACACAACTTTCCCTCTTCCAGACAGTTGAAGAAAACCCGCCCCTCCGCGAGGCCATCGAGTTTTACAAGCACGCCCACGGTTGGAGCAACCGTTTCATTGCCGGCGACAGCCTGCTGGTGATGAACTCCTTGCTGGAAAAGGAAGGCATGGCGGGCACGGTCCAGATGAGCTTCATCGACCCGCCTTACGGCATCAAGTACGGCTCCAACTTTCAGCCCTTCGTCAATAAGCGCGAAGTCAAGGACGGCAAGGACGAGGACCTGACTGCCGAGCCGGAGCAGATCCGCGCCTTCCGCGACACCTGGGAGCTGGGCATCCACTCCTACCTCACCTACCTGCGCGACCGCCTGCTGCTGGAGCGCGAACTGCTGACCGAATCCGGCAGCGTCTTTGTGCAGATCAGCGATGAAAACATCCATCATGTGCGGGAGTTAATGGATGAGGTGTTTGGGGCAGGGAATTTTGTATCACTAATCCCATTTGTAAAGACAAGTGGTCAGACAGATAAATATCTTGCCACCATAAGCGATTATCTTCTGTGGTATTGCTATGATGCTAATCATCTAAAGTATCATCAACTTTATTCAGAACGTACCGAAAGCACCATGCAAAGCGCGTATACTTGGATTGAACTTGCAGATAAAACATCGAGAAAGTTAACCAGAGGAGAACTGATAGGAATAGAGCCAATACCTGAAGGGCGGCGCTTCATGTCGTCTAGTTTGTTTTCACAGGGATTTAGAACAAACACATCGGTGCCATATAAATTTCAGGGAAAGACCTTTGACACAGGACACGACAAAAACTGGAAGACTACTATTGAGGGACTAGACAGATTAGCAAACCTAAATAGACTTTTGATTGTGGGCTCCACTCTTTGCTACAAACGATATGCAGATGATTTTCCAGTCGTTGCGCTCAACAATTTCTGGTCTGACACGGTAGTCAGCACATTCGTGGCAGCAAAGTTGTATATAGTTCAAACTGCCACTAAGGTCATCCAACGCTGTATCCTGATGACGACCGACCCCGGCGACCTGGTGATGGACATCACCTGTGGCTCGGGCACTACGTCCTTTGTTTCCGAGCAGTGGGGACGCAGGTGGATTACCTGCGACACCTCGCGCGTGGCGCTCACCCTGGCTAAACAGCGGTTGATGACCGCCGTCTTTGATTATTACGAGCTGGCCCACCCGCAGGAAGGCGTGGGTAGCGGTTTTGTCTACAAGACCGTGCCGCACGTCACCCTCAAGTCCGTTGCCAACAACGAGCCGCCCGCCACGGAAACGCTCTACGATCAGCCGCTGGTGGACCGCAAGCGCAACCGCGTCAGCGGCCCCTTCACCGTCGAGGCGGTGCCCGCCCCCACAGTAAAGTCGGTGGAGGAGATTATCGGCGATGCCCCGCCGTCAGCAGACGCCTCCATCGCCCGTTCCGGCGAAACCCTGCGCCAGAGCGAATGGCGGGATGAACTCTTACGCGCTGGCATCCGGGGCAAGGCCGGTCAGCACTTCCGCTTTGCCCGTATCGAGCCGCTGCCCGGCTGCCGCTGGCTGCACGCCGACGGCGAGACCAGGCCCAGCGCCGAGGGAGCCGACCGCGTGCGAGAAGATGGCACGGCTTACAGCCCCCAGCGCATCGTTGTTTCTTTCGGCCCGGAGCATGCGCCATTAGAACAGCGGCAAGTGGAGCACGCCTGGGAAGAAGCCCGCACACTGGTGCCGCGGCCCAAACTGCTGGTCTTTGCGGCCTTCCAGTTCGATCCGGAAGCGGCCAAGGATATTGACGAGATGAAGCCGGAACTCGCGGGGATGCAGTTCCTCAAGGTCCAGATGAACGCCGATCTTTTGACCGACGACCTCAAGAAAAAGCGCGCCAGCAACGAATCCTTCTGGCTCATCGGTCAGCCCGATGTGCGGCTGGAGAAGATAACCGCCGGCGAGGACATGGGGAAATGGCGCGTCAGCGTCCAGGGGTTCGACTATTACAACACCAAGACCGGCGGCATCGAGTCCGGCGGCAGCGACCGTATCGCCGTCTGGCTGTTGGACACCGACTACGACGGACGCAGCCTGTTCCCGCGCCAGGTCTTTTTCCCGATGGCAGGAGATAGCGAAGGCTGGGCGAAACTGGCCCGCAACCTGAAAGCAGAGATTGACGAAGAACTGATCGAAGCCTATCGCGGCACGGTGTCGCTGCCCTTTGAACCAGGCAAGCATCAGCGTATCGCCGTCAAGATCGTGGACGACCGGGGGATCGAGAGCCTGAAAGTGATGGAGGTGGCGTGA
- a CDS encoding type II toxin-antitoxin system RelE/ParE family toxin has translation MSKYLITFARSARKELEALDVKLVNRIFPKIENLSIEPRPAGCRKLAGNKHLWRLRVGDYRIVYSIDDDKNLVDIIAVRDRKEAYR, from the coding sequence ATGTCTAAATACCTGATAACTTTTGCCCGATCTGCCCGTAAAGAACTGGAAGCTCTCGATGTGAAACTGGTGAATAGGATTTTTCCTAAAATTGAAAATCTTTCTATAGAACCTCGACCTGCAGGTTGTCGAAAATTGGCCGGCAATAAGCATCTCTGGCGGTTAAGAGTCGGTGATTACCGCATTGTTTATTCAATCGATGACGATAAAAATCTCGTAGACATCATTGCTGTGCGTGACAGAAAAGAAGCATACAGATAG
- a CDS encoding DUF262 domain-containing HNH endonuclease family protein produces the protein MSTPSRIEIEMQGLGRILLNRNVSVPVYQRSYAWEDEHVRDLLNDITEAISGSENEYFLGSIVTTNNKSPRAEVVDGQQRLATATILLAAIRDHFYITKDYERANTISSDLLSKKDLKTLTLIPKLKLNDADHDFFASRILLPPTDPGRGIVATKPSHHRIARAAYLAEGHIARMAKAKDATELLTDLVGYLTDSVKVIWVQVPDDANAFMVFETLNDRGLTLAITDLLKNHLFGLSGNRLGEVQRAWVSMTSTLEAVDEDEVALTFIRHYVSSSYGFVREKELYAEIKRRVDTQPKAVAFASALEKNAHKYAAIVNTADALWVKYGDTCRKHMETLRALRMIQIRPLILSVLDTLKDSEVKATLRNMVSWSVRFLVHGGLGGGTLETHYCQAAKEIRAGTLTTASQLFNKLKSVIPNDVQFRDAFVTAAVSKTYLARYYLRALEQHRRGDSDPELVPNDNADVINLEHVLPQTPSTAWKHIPLEEQVVLVKRLGNLALMKTKINTKVGNDGYPFKKQYYRGSQYALTSSIATESTWDRAAIDRRQNIMADLAVKTWPVK, from the coding sequence ATGAGTACACCATCGCGCATTGAAATAGAGATGCAGGGCTTAGGGCGAATTCTGCTCAATCGTAATGTCAGCGTTCCAGTTTACCAAAGGTCATACGCGTGGGAAGATGAGCATGTTCGGGACTTACTCAATGATATCACTGAAGCGATAAGCGGCAGCGAGAATGAGTATTTCCTCGGATCTATTGTTACAACCAATAACAAATCTCCAAGAGCGGAAGTGGTTGACGGGCAACAGCGCCTTGCCACAGCAACGATTCTCCTTGCCGCGATCCGTGATCACTTCTACATAACCAAGGACTATGAGCGGGCCAATACGATTTCTTCCGACCTATTGAGCAAGAAAGACCTCAAGACCCTGACACTGATTCCGAAGCTAAAACTGAACGATGCAGATCATGATTTCTTTGCAAGTCGAATCCTTTTGCCACCAACTGACCCAGGTAGAGGCATTGTGGCCACTAAGCCATCACATCATCGGATAGCACGTGCTGCATATCTTGCCGAAGGGCACATTGCGCGTATGGCCAAAGCAAAGGACGCAACAGAGCTCCTGACGGATCTCGTGGGCTATCTTACGGACTCTGTTAAGGTGATATGGGTTCAAGTGCCAGACGATGCGAACGCGTTTATGGTATTCGAAACGCTCAACGATCGAGGGTTGACCTTAGCTATTACAGATCTTCTGAAAAACCACCTCTTTGGTTTGTCAGGGAACAGACTTGGAGAGGTGCAACGTGCATGGGTAAGTATGACAAGCACCTTGGAGGCCGTGGACGAAGATGAGGTCGCGTTGACATTTATTCGACATTACGTCTCATCTTCGTATGGATTTGTCCGTGAAAAAGAACTGTACGCTGAAATTAAGCGTCGTGTAGACACCCAGCCCAAAGCCGTGGCGTTTGCATCAGCACTGGAGAAGAATGCTCACAAATATGCTGCAATTGTTAATACTGCCGATGCACTATGGGTCAAGTATGGTGATACATGCAGAAAGCACATGGAAACACTCAGAGCCCTCCGCATGATACAGATTCGTCCATTGATTTTGTCAGTGCTCGATACTTTAAAGGACTCTGAGGTAAAAGCAACACTTCGGAATATGGTGTCGTGGTCTGTTCGGTTTCTTGTGCATGGTGGCCTTGGTGGCGGTACGCTGGAGACACATTACTGCCAAGCCGCTAAAGAAATTCGTGCTGGGACACTTACAACAGCAAGCCAGTTGTTCAATAAGCTCAAGTCGGTTATACCCAACGACGTTCAGTTTCGCGATGCTTTCGTAACTGCCGCTGTATCAAAAACATATCTGGCGCGGTATTATTTGCGCGCCTTGGAGCAGCATCGGCGAGGAGACAGTGACCCAGAACTGGTTCCTAATGACAATGCTGATGTGATCAACCTAGAACACGTGCTTCCTCAAACACCTTCCACAGCTTGGAAACACATTCCGCTTGAAGAACAAGTAGTTTTGGTGAAACGGCTCGGGAACCTTGCTTTAATGAAGACAAAAATCAACACAAAGGTGGGCAATGACGGATATCCATTCAAGAAGCAATACTACAGAGGCTCACAATATGCACTCACCTCAAGCATTGCTACGGAGTCGACATGGGATCGAGCTGCCATTGATCGAAGGCAGAACATCATGGCCGATCTCGCAGTTAAAACATGGCCAGTCAAGTGA
- a CDS encoding DEAD/DEAH box helicase family protein codes for MAQSTIDRLIINSPYEEPARHWRYERETRLFSLADGRRPAGYVVASENSRAFDDPGIFVEIPLVNQIRPRVKAWREAGWPGVSSITKRLLEHWCDPEEFESRRFFFCQLEAVEALIWLTEAPAAERVGIEIPGDGGAFVRQCCKMATGSGKTIVMTMVIAWHILNKVAYPQDARFSRNILVIAPGLTVKNRLAVLAPAAAGNYYEEFRIVPAGMLDKLRQGKVLIRNWHALSWESEVQLKKRRSVDKRGVKSDQAYTREVLQEMANARNLLVINDEAHHAWRVNLDAEGKYLRARDLKDSAQEATVWIGGLDRIHRTRGILQCYDFSATPLTPSGKKSSEEALFGWVVSDFGLNDAIESGLVKTPRVVVRDDAVPDAKTYKSRLYHIYNDQDVKDDLNRPANPEEPLPDLVLNAYYLLGYDWREAYKAWAAAGLRTPPVMITVCNRTETAARVKHAFDSRRIHIDELCDSERILHIDSKVLAQAEAKEELVETVTDADDAVADEDILERKLTKAEQAEFLRRTVDTVGRVGQPGEKIRSVISVGMLSEGWDAKTVTHIMGLRAFSSQLLCEQVVGRGLRRTSYEVKKTVDPYTGQAIELFEPEYVNIFGVPFTFLPHEGGQDGPPPPPAPKTAVEPDPARRQYEIRWPNVVRIDHVFHPTLSLDFSKMPSLTLDAAQTAQVAELAPILEGKPDVTNINRIELERLAREFRTQRIIFETARDVFDQMKRDWPGNKELLLAQLVLLVGKFIGSDKIKIDPPLFYQDELRRRLIITLNMSRVVQHIWEFVRYENTERLEPIFDRDHPIRATGEMRTWYTGKPCERTKKSHINVCVFDSTWEASDAFALDESDAVEAWVKNDHLGFEVLYVYRGVVRKYRPDFLVRLVSGDTLILETKGQDTEQDRVKRRYLDEWVQAVNTQGGFGRWRWATAYQPGQIKDILLPAHDTGDGLKK; via the coding sequence ATGGCCCAGAGCACCATCGACCGCCTGATCATCAACTCGCCCTACGAGGAGCCGGCGCGTCACTGGCGCTACGAGCGCGAGACGCGGCTCTTCTCGCTTGCGGATGGCCGCCGGCCGGCCGGGTATGTGGTGGCCTCCGAGAACTCCAGGGCCTTTGACGATCCGGGCATTTTCGTTGAAATTCCGCTGGTCAATCAGATTCGCCCCCGCGTCAAGGCGTGGCGCGAGGCGGGCTGGCCGGGCGTTTCCAGCATCACCAAGCGCCTGTTGGAACACTGGTGCGATCCCGAGGAATTCGAATCGCGACGATTCTTCTTCTGCCAATTGGAAGCGGTGGAAGCCCTCATCTGGCTGACCGAGGCCCCTGCCGCCGAGCGGGTGGGGATAGAGATCCCCGGCGATGGCGGCGCGTTCGTCCGCCAGTGCTGCAAGATGGCCACCGGATCAGGCAAGACCATTGTCATGACGATGGTGATTGCCTGGCATATCCTGAACAAGGTGGCCTATCCGCAGGATGCCCGCTTTTCCAGGAACATTTTGGTCATCGCTCCCGGACTGACGGTAAAGAACCGTCTGGCGGTGCTGGCGCCCGCGGCGGCGGGGAACTACTACGAGGAGTTCCGCATTGTGCCGGCGGGTATGCTGGACAAGCTGCGCCAGGGTAAGGTATTGATCCGCAACTGGCATGCCTTGAGTTGGGAAAGCGAGGTGCAGCTCAAGAAACGCCGCAGCGTGGACAAGCGCGGCGTCAAGAGCGACCAGGCCTACACCCGTGAAGTCTTGCAGGAAATGGCCAATGCGCGCAACCTGCTGGTGATCAACGACGAAGCGCATCATGCCTGGCGTGTGAACCTGGATGCGGAAGGGAAGTATCTGCGCGCCCGCGACCTGAAGGACAGCGCCCAGGAAGCGACGGTGTGGATCGGCGGTCTGGACCGCATTCATCGCACGCGGGGAATCCTCCAGTGCTACGACTTTTCCGCCACCCCGCTCACCCCATCGGGAAAGAAGAGTTCCGAGGAAGCGCTGTTCGGTTGGGTCGTGAGCGACTTTGGCCTGAACGATGCCATTGAATCCGGATTGGTGAAGACACCGCGTGTGGTGGTGCGCGACGATGCCGTACCGGACGCCAAAACCTACAAATCACGCCTGTATCACATTTACAACGACCAGGACGTAAAGGACGACCTGAATCGCCCGGCAAATCCGGAGGAACCGCTGCCCGACCTGGTGCTGAATGCCTATTATCTGCTGGGCTACGACTGGCGCGAAGCGTACAAGGCATGGGCGGCAGCAGGCTTGCGGACACCGCCGGTGATGATCACGGTCTGCAACCGCACCGAGACGGCTGCGCGGGTCAAACACGCCTTTGATTCCCGGCGCATTCACATTGACGAACTGTGCGATTCCGAGCGCATCCTGCATATTGATTCCAAGGTGCTTGCCCAAGCGGAAGCCAAGGAGGAACTCGTCGAGACGGTGACGGATGCGGATGATGCCGTCGCAGACGAGGATATACTGGAGCGTAAACTGACCAAGGCCGAGCAGGCGGAGTTTTTGCGACGGACAGTGGACACGGTAGGGCGGGTGGGGCAGCCGGGCGAGAAAATCCGGAGCGTGATTTCGGTGGGGATGCTGAGCGAAGGTTGGGACGCCAAGACCGTGACGCACATCATGGGGCTGCGCGCCTTCAGCAGCCAGTTGCTGTGTGAGCAGGTGGTCGGGCGAGGTCTGCGGCGCACCTCCTATGAAGTGAAAAAGACCGTTGATCCATACACAGGTCAAGCAATAGAGCTATTCGAGCCGGAGTATGTCAACATCTTCGGCGTTCCGTTCACCTTTCTACCCCACGAGGGCGGACAGGATGGCCCGCCGCCGCCACCCGCGCCGAAGACGGCGGTTGAACCCGACCCGGCCAGGAGGCAGTATGAAATCCGCTGGCCGAACGTGGTGCGCATTGATCACGTTTTCCATCCGACGCTTTCACTGGATTTTTCAAAGATGCCGTCCTTGACGCTGGATGCCGCTCAAACCGCTCAGGTGGCGGAGCTGGCGCCCATCCTGGAGGGCAAGCCGGACGTAACCAATATCAACCGCATTGAACTGGAACGGCTGGCGCGTGAGTTTCGGACGCAGCGGATCATCTTCGAGACGGCGCGCGACGTTTTCGACCAGATGAAGCGAGACTGGCCGGGCAACAAGGAACTCCTGCTGGCTCAATTGGTGCTGTTGGTGGGGAAGTTTATCGGCAGCGACAAGATTAAGATCGATCCGCCCTTGTTCTACCAGGACGAATTGCGCCGCCGCCTGATCATTACGCTCAATATGTCCCGTGTCGTGCAGCACATCTGGGAATTCGTGCGCTATGAAAATACGGAGCGGCTGGAGCCGATTTTCGATAGAGATCATCCCATTCGCGCCACAGGAGAAATGCGCACCTGGTACACCGGCAAGCCGTGCGAACGCACCAAGAAGTCGCACATCAATGTCTGCGTCTTTGACAGCACGTGGGAAGCCTCCGACGCCTTTGCGCTGGACGAAAGCGACGCAGTAGAGGCATGGGTTAAAAATGACCATCTGGGGTTTGAGGTGCTTTATGTCTATCGTGGCGTGGTGCGCAAATATCGGCCGGACTTTCTGGTTCGCCTGGTGTCGGGTGACACCTTGATTCTCGAAACAAAGGGACAGGATACGGAGCAAGACCGGGTAAAGCGGCGATATCTCGACGAATGGGTGCAGGCCGTCAATACGCAGGGCGGTTTCGGGCGCTGGCGGTGGGCAACAGCGTATCAGCCCGGGCAAATCAAAGACATTCTGCTGCCAGCTCACGACACTGGGGACGGACTAAAAAAATAA